From Mytilus edulis chromosome 8, xbMytEdul2.2, whole genome shotgun sequence, one genomic window encodes:
- the LOC139485737 gene encoding uncharacterized protein gives MGDSWNPSFSDSDSDDNQIYVARDPRKDKHFDRKQELLWNCKGKAGKVGQGKQPLVIAVIGPPGCGKSSFLNTIFAAFSHDHWTERAKYGEFGRRDKQVTRRLTSFQKKDYYTRDRDEGEYLLPTFLDMTGFEDDDTPLNTELLNIVLCGKLKEGEELHKVINYGKKFGVNAVKEKYFGGKYFGIIPKQEGMPNLLDYFVIENREEYHRVNRVFVVCSANPDLPLPGNLFEAVTDITNRERDITLYGVLTQADKYKSRDPKVFKREKEFMRALGIPKNRFARIKNYCPDIDPNMTYEDTIIPSLDVPVLRLLRQVLTAEPTDQDYEQRKTKKEKYVPNLSDPGVAIITVVTVAVVLCVLFKLFGLFLRI, from the exons atGGGCGATTCCTGGAATCCTAGTTTCTCTGATAGCGATTCAGATGATAATCAGATATATGTTGCCAGAGATCCCagaaaagacaaacattttgATCGTAAACAAGAATTGCTGTGGAATTGCAAGGGAAAAGCCGGTAAAGTAGGACAAGGGAAACAACCACTGGTGATTGCTGTCATTGGACCTCCCGGATGTGGAAAATCGTCATTTCTTAATACCATATTTGCTGCTTTCAGCCATGACCATTGGACAGAACGTGCCAAATATGGAGAATTCGGTAGGAGAGATAAGCAAGTAACAAGAAGACTGACAAG TTTCCAAAAGAAAGACTATTACACACGTGACAGAGATGAAGGAGAATATCTTTTGCCAACTTTTCTTGATATGACCGGATTTGAAGATGATGACACTCCTTTGAATACAGaacttttaaatattgttttatgcgGAAAACTGAAAGAAGGAGAAGAACTTCATAAAGTAATAAACTATGGAAAAAAATTTGGTGTTAATGCtgttaaagaaaagtattttgGTGGAAAATATTTCGGTATAATTCCAAAACAAGAAGGCATGCCGAATCTTTTAGATTATTTCGTCATTGAGAATAGGGAAGAGTATCATCGAGTGAATAGAGTTTTTGTTGTATGTTCGGCAAACCCAGATCTGCCTTTACCAGGAAATCTTTTTGAAGCCGTCACTGATATAACCAACAGAGAGAGAG ATATTACCTTATATGGTGTACTCACGCAGGCAGACAAATACAAATCTAGAGATCCAAAGGTTTTTAAGAGAGAAAAGGAATTCATGAGGGCACTTGGAATTCCAAAGAATCGCTTTGCAAGAATCAAGAATTACTGTCCAGATATAGATCCTAACATGACATATGAAGATACCATTATTCCTTCCTTAGATGTTCCTGTATTGAGGCTCTTGAGACAG GTTTTGACTGCAGAACCAACAGACCAGGACTATGAACAACGTAAAACCAAGAAAGAGAAATATGTGCCTAATCTTTCCGACCCAGGTGTTGCAATAATTACAGTAGTAACTGTTGCAGTTGTATTATgtgtattatttaaattatttgggCTTTTTCTAAGAATATAA